One genomic region from Ruegeria sp. TM1040 encodes:
- a CDS encoding ABC transporter permease has translation MTTQILPLNPFGVIRKIFVRVGVLPFFLLAALVVFSLLSPKFLTGQNIVNVMRQSVYLVLVSLGQMLVLISGGFDLSVGTAIALTSVVSATAMVWLAGIFPDAIFLVILLGALAGLLAAACVGLLNGIGVAYFDVSPFIMTLGASSLAGGAALLLTGGVPVSGLPFAFADVFGFGRLWGVPVPVIVAMICIAVMWVFMSRTSLGTQVYAVGGNIKAAHLSAINTKRTLMMTYVGCALIAALTGLLLTARVESGEANLGGSLTLESIAACVIAGVSLRGGIGRVENVVLGGFFIVLVQNGMNLAQVSSYMQMVLLGALLILAVIFDQLRYRMIMGTN, from the coding sequence ATGACCACCCAAATCCTGCCATTAAATCCCTTCGGAGTGATCCGGAAAATCTTTGTCCGGGTGGGGGTGCTCCCCTTTTTCCTGCTGGCGGCGCTGGTGGTGTTTAGCCTGCTGTCGCCCAAGTTTCTGACCGGTCAGAACATCGTCAACGTTATGCGTCAGTCGGTCTATCTGGTACTGGTGTCCCTGGGGCAGATGCTGGTGCTGATCTCGGGCGGCTTTGATCTCTCGGTTGGGACCGCGATTGCCCTGACCTCGGTTGTCAGTGCTACGGCCATGGTCTGGCTTGCGGGTATCTTTCCCGATGCGATCTTTCTGGTGATCCTTCTGGGCGCGCTGGCGGGGCTTCTGGCGGCGGCCTGCGTGGGGCTCTTGAACGGGATCGGGGTCGCCTATTTTGATGTCTCACCCTTCATCATGACGCTTGGGGCGTCGTCGCTCGCGGGGGGCGCTGCACTGCTGCTGACCGGCGGTGTGCCCGTGTCGGGCTTGCCCTTTGCCTTTGCTGATGTCTTTGGCTTTGGCCGCCTCTGGGGGGTGCCGGTGCCCGTCATTGTCGCCATGATCTGCATAGCGGTCATGTGGGTTTTCATGTCGCGGACCTCGCTCGGTACCCAGGTCTATGCGGTTGGCGGCAACATCAAGGCGGCGCATCTTTCTGCGATCAACACCAAACGGACGCTGATGATGACCTATGTGGGTTGCGCTCTAATTGCCGCGCTGACAGGGCTTTTGCTGACCGCGCGCGTGGAAAGCGGCGAAGCCAACCTCGGCGGGTCGTTGACGCTCGAATCCATCGCCGCCTGCGTGATCGCCGGGGTTTCCCTGCGCGGCGGCATCGGCCGGGTCGAAAACGTGGTTCTGGGCGGGTTCTTCATCGTTCTGGTGCAAAACGGAATGAACCTCGCGCAGGTGTCTTCCTATATGCAGATGGT